One part of the Humulus lupulus chromosome 9, drHumLupu1.1, whole genome shotgun sequence genome encodes these proteins:
- the LOC133801266 gene encoding GCN5-related N-acetyltransferase 8-like, which produces MATAAPPPHPPPPPSTSTVQQGSNPLRFPVFTRIRLAQPTDVPHIHKMIHQMAVFEHLTHLFSASEASLSSTLFTFPPFQSFTIFILEVSSLPFVEDIIHHNNPLYQPKVQVVNLDLPIKDLERETFKSTGSSSDVIIAGFVLFFLHYSTFLGKPGFYVENLFVRECYRRKGFGRMLLSMVAKQAVKMDYGRVEWVVLDWNMNAIKFYKEMGAEILQEYRFCRLTGDALQAYGNVH; this is translated from the coding sequence ATGGCCACTGCTGCACCACCTCcacatcctcctcctcctccgtCTACCTCAACCGTTCAACAAGGCTCCAATCCATTACGCTTCCCAGTCTTCACCCGTATCCGCCTAGCCCAACCCACTGACGTTCCTCATATCCACAAAATGATCCACCAAATGGCAGTGTTCGAGCACCTAACTCATCTTTTCTCCGCCAGTGAAGCCTCTCTCTCCTCTACGCTCTTCACCTTTCCACCATTTCAATCCTTCACCATCTTCATCCTCGAGGTCTCGTCGTTGCCCTTCGTTGAGGACATAATTCACCATAACAATCCTCTTTATCAGCCCAAAGTCCAGGTTGTCAATCTTGATCTCCCAATAAAGGATCTAGAAAGGGAGACCTTCAAATCGACTGGTTCAAGTTCTGATGTCATCATTGCTGGATTCGTTTTGTTCTTCCTACACTACTCGACATTTTTGGGGAAGCCAGGATTTTACGTGGAGAACTTATTCGTGAGGGAGTGTTATAGGAGGAAAGGATTTGGGAGGATGTTACTAAGCATGGTGGCGAAGCAAGCGGTGAAGATGGATTACGGAAGAGTGGAGTGGGTGGTGCTCGATTGGAATATGAATGCGATTAAGTTCTATAAGGAAATGGGAGCTGAAATTTTGCAAGAATATAGGTTTTGCAGGCTCACTGGTGATGCCCTCCAAGCTTATGGTAATGTTCATTAG